The Desertifilum tharense IPPAS B-1220 DNA segment CCAGTGGTTGAATGTTTTGGGAGACAATAATTGGTCAGCCTTGGGGGGAACGCCAAACGCCTTTCAATTTGATGGCAATTCTACAGGTTTAATTCTCAATCAAGGTCGCTTAGGAGTTGATGCGGGAGCCAGCCTCACCCTACTAGGGGGGAACGTCATCAACACCGGCATTTTAGAAGCCCCTGGTGGCAATATTACCATTGCGGCTATTCCTGGGGAAAACGTAGTGCGGATTTCCCAAGAAGGTCACGTTCTCAGTTTAGACCTCCCCTTAGCTCAAACGGCGGCTAACGCCTCTAACGCCGAACCGCAAACCTTATCTTTACCCCAACTGCTATCGGGTTCTAGCGTCCATCATGCCGATCGCATCGGGATGAATCAAGCTGGAGAGGTTGTCATCTCCGGATCGGGATTAGCGATCGCCTCCGGTCAGCTTAACGTATCGGGAGAAGTCGGCGGTACGGTTAATGTCATTGGCGATCGCGTCAATGTGGTGAATGCTCAAATTGACGCCTCTGGAACCCAAGGCGGCGGTAGCGTCCGCATTGGGGGAGACTATCGAGGTCAAGGTCAGATCCCCAACGCCCTCAACACCTTTATTGATAATAATTCTATAATTTCAGCCGATGCCATTTTAACCGGGGATGGCGGCAATATTTTCATTTGGAGCGATCGCAATACTCGCATTGACGGCACCCTAACCGCACGCGGGGGAAGTCTTGCAGGCAATGGCGGCTTTATTGAAACCTCCGGAAAAGATATCCTCAGCGTTAGCAGCCTCCCCGATGCTAGTGCCGCTCATGGACTCAGCGGCACCTGGCTCATCGATCCGCGCGATATTCGCATTGTCAGCGGCGGCGGGGGTGCCATTGGGGAAAACGAGGTGGATGTTGCCAATATTAACGCAGCCCTCGATCGCGGCACCAACGTCAGCCTAACCACCAGCGGAGCCGGAACCGAACAAGGTAACATCACCCAAGCTAGCAATGCACCCATTGAAAAAACTAGCGGAGCCAACACCCGGCTAGAACTGACCGCAGATAATGATATTACCCTCAATGCCGGAATTTCTAACAGCTCCAATCGGGGAGCATTAGAGGTCAATTTATTAGCCGGAGGGAGCATTAGTTCCCAAGGGATTTCTACCGGGGGTGGCTACCTGAACTTAGAAAGCCGGGGGGGAAGCATTACCACCAACGGTCAAACCCTCGACACGGGAGGAGCAAACCTGCGACTGAACGCGCAGGGAAATATTACCACAGGTATCCTTTCCACCCAGAGAACGACGACCACCGGCTCGGCTCGGAATGCCGGAGATATTCTGCTAGAAACGAGTACGGGAAATATTAGCACCGGAGACTTACAGGCATTTGCTGCCAGAGATGCTGGTAATACTGGGAGTGGCGGATCGGTGTTGCTGAGAGCCAATCAAGGAACTGTAGAAACCGGCACGATTGATGCTTCCGCGAGTATTGGCGGCGGTAATGCTGGGGATGGAGGCAGAGTTGAGATTCAAGCCAATGGATCGATTGTTACAGGTTCTATTAATACCAGTGCTGGCTTTACAAGTACGGGTTCGCGCAATAGCGATGGAGGCGCGATCGCCCTCAGCAGCCGCAATGGGAGCGTCACAACGGGCGATTTAGATACCACAGGAGCCAATAGCGGCGGTAGCGTCCGGATCGAGGCAGGCGGAACCCTGATCGGCGGAGAAATTAATACATCAGGCGCTCGCGTTGATGGGGGAAATGTCACGCTAACGGCTCTCGAAGATATTACCCTCGATTGGATTAGAGCCGAAGGCAGCAACGGCCCCGGTCAAGGCGGCAGAGGCGGTACTGTTGAGATTAGAACGCCAGGTTCGCTCAGAGTCGAACAAACCTTTAGCACCACTGGCGGAGCAGCCAGTATTTCTGCGATCGCGCGACAAGGCGGTTCTGTACGGATCGAGCAGGGTAGAAGCACTAATACCGCACCCTTTGTGGTCGGCGAGGCAACGACCAATGGCACCGCAGGCGCGATCGCAGTAGGAACAAGCGCTCAAGAACGTCTGGCTAGCGGCTCATTTTCAGCCCCCCATTCTCAAGCTGGGGGTCGGTTACAAATTAATGTTTCTGGTACTCCCACGCCGACGCCAGCACCCACTCCCACGCCAAATCCGGTACCCACTCCCACGCCGACGCCAGCACCCACTCCCACGCCAAATCCAGTACCCACTCCGGCACCTACCCCCACGCCAAATCCGGTACCCACTCCGGCACCCACTCCTACGCCAAATCCAGTCCCTACTCCGGCACCCACTCCAAATCCGGTACCCACTCCAGCACCCACTCCCACGCCGAATCCAGTCCCTACTCCGGCACCTACCCCCACGCCAAATCCGGTACCCACTCCAGCACCCACTCCCACGCCGAATCCAGTACCTACTCCGGCACCGACGCCAAACCCGGTACCCACTCCTAATCCAGTACCGACGCCAGCGCCAACGCCAAATCCGGTACCCACTCCAGCACCCACTCCCAACCCGGTACCCACTCCCACCCCGAATCCTACTCCTTTACCTACTCCTATACCAGTACCTACTCCAACTCCTCTTCCAATCCCTTCTCCAATTCCTGAACCTACTCCAATACCCACTCCCAATCCGGTACCGACGCCAGCACCAACGCCGAATCCGGTACCGACGCCAGCACCAACGCCAAATCCGGTACCCACTCCAGTACCAACGCCGAATCCGGTACCAACGCCAGCACCAACTCCAAATCCGGTACCCACTCCAGTACCGACGCCTGCACCCACTCCGAATCCGGTACCGACGCCAGTACCCACTCCTGCGCCAACGCCGAATCCGGTACCGACGCCAGCACCCACGCCGAATCCGGTACCCACTCCTGCGCCAACGCCGAATCCGGTACCGACACCAGCGCCAACTCCAAATCCGGTACCGACGCCTGCGCCAACTCCAAATCCGGTACCCACTCCTGCGCCAACGCCGAATCCGGTACCGACGCCTGCGCCAACGCCGAATCCGGTACCCACTCCTGCGCCAACGCCGAATCCGGTACCCACTCCTGCGCCAACGCCTAATCCGGTACCGACGCCTGCACCAACTCCAGAACCGACGCCAGCACCTGCGCCAACTCCGAGTCAGGGACAACAGGAAGGTCAAGTGTTGACCGATATCCTCAATCCTTCTACAGAAGTAGAAGAAAGTATAGAAAGAGGAACTAGTGCGATCGCGGCGAGAAGCAATGGCCAGTTAAAAATCGATCCGGCTTTGTTGCGCGGCCAAATCTCTCAATTGCTGGATACTCAATCAGTTGAACAAGCGGTTCCTTTACTCGATCGCTTATTTTCTAATGACTTTAGCGAATACTTCGGTCAGTTAACACCCAGTTTAGAGTTGGGTTCGATCGATTCAGTGCAGCGTCAATTGCGATCGCTCTCAGCCGCAACAGGAACTCAGCCTGCAATTGTCTATGGTTTCGTGCGTCCAGAACAACTGAGTATTATTGTGGTGCTTCCCAATGGTAAACCCATCTACCACAGCGTTCCAGCCGCTTCTAGAGAGGTTTTGCTCAGAACGGTGAGTCAGTTGCGCGTGGAAATCTCGAACCCGCGCAAGCGAACCACCCAGAGTTATCTCCCCTTTGCTCAACAACTCCATCAGTGGATGATTGCTCCAATTGCCAAAGACCTTCAGGAAGCGGGTATTGATACCTTATTATTCTCGATGGATGGCGGCTTGCGATCGCTCCCAGTGGGGGTGCTACACGACGGCGAACAATTCCTCGTCGAACAGTTCAGGATGAGCTTGATTCCGAGTATTAACCTGATGGATAGCCGCTACCAGTCGATTAAGGATGCATCGGTACTGGCGATGGGAATTAGCGAGTTTGAACAACAGACGCCGCTTCCAGCCGTTCCGGTGGAGTTGTCGATGTTGGTTCGCGATGGGACTCGTCCTAAAGAACAACAACCCCTCCTTACCGAGTCTAAGGGGTTAGAGGTGGGACTATGGCCGGGACGCACGTTTCTTAATGGCGAGTTTACGCTAGACAATTTGCGATCGCAGCGCAGCACGTATCCATTCTCGATTATTCATTTGGCTACTCACGCTGAATTTCGGGCGGGTAAGCCGGATAATTCTTATATTCAACTGTGGAATTCGCAGCTTGGTTTAGATCAAATGCGAAACTTGAATTGGAATAATCCCCCGGTTGAGTTATTAGTCTTAAGTGCGTGTCGTACGGCGCTAGGAGACGAACAAGCGGAACTGGGTTTTGCGGGGTTGGCTGTCCAAGCGGGGGTTAAATCGGCGTTGGCGAGTTTGTGGTATGTTTCCGATGAAGGAACCCTCGGCTTGATGACGGAGTTTTACCAACAACTGGCTCAAGATGACGTGAATACGAAATCAGAAGCTTTGCGCCAAGCTCAACTTGCGATGATTCGCCGTCAGGTTTACACTCATCAGGGACAATTGCATTTGCCTACCGGGACAATTGCGCTACCGCCTGAGTTAGCGGAGTTTAGGGATAAAGATTTTTCTCATCCCTATTACTGGTCAGGCTTTACGATGATTGGTAGCCCTTGGTAAACAGATGGCCCTGAATCAACAAGATGTTGCGGTAACATATTCCGATATTATGGCGGCGGCGCAGCGGTTGCAAGGTTGCGCCCATCGCACTCCGGTTTTAACCTCTTCCACGGTTAACCAACGGGTGCAGGCTGAGGTGTTTTTTAAGTGCGAGAATTTCCAGCGCGCGGGTTCGTTTAAGTTTCGCGGGGCCTATAATGCGCTCAGTCAGTTGTCTGGGCAACAGAAAAAGGCGGGGGTAATCACCTATTCTTCAGGAAACCACGCGGGAGCGATCGCGCTAGCGGGTCAACTGTTACAAGTCCCCACTACTATTGTCATGCCCCAGGATGCACCGGCGGTGAAATTAGCAGCAACTCGCGGCTATGGGGCTGAGGTGATTTTATACGATCGCGAGGAAACGACGCGGGAAGCCTTGGCGAAGGAGTTGGCGGCGCAACGGGGTTTAACGATTATTCCTCCCTACGATCATCCTCATATTATTGCTGGACAGGGGACGGCGGCTCAGGAGTTAATTGAGGAAGTAGGATCGCTAAATTTGCTGTTGGTTTGTTGTGGGGGAGGCGGGTTACTATCGGGATGCGCGATCGCCACTAAAGCTTTACTACCCCATTGTCGCGTAATTGGCGTAGAGCCGCAAAATGCTGATGACGCGGTGCGATCGTTTTACAGTAAAACCCTGCAAACGGTGCATAATCCCGATACAATCGCAGATGGTGCCCGCACGCCTTCTTTAGGCCTTTTGACGTTTCCTCTGATTCTTCAACAGGTTGACGATCTGGTTGCGGTTTCGGAAGCCGCAATTTGTCGAACGTTGTTTTTCCTCTGGGAACGCCTAAAAATTGTAGTTGAACCTACAGGAACCCTAGCCGCTGCTGCTTTATTAGAAGGGGTGGTCAAAGCGCCTCAATCTCGAATTGGCGTTATTATTAGTGGGGGCAATGTGGATTTACAACAAGTTGCCCAATTATTCGCAAATCCAATTCAGGATTAATCGTTTTTAAGGCTGGAAAAGAATAACCAATCGGGCTGTGATTTAAGATACTTTTTCTGAAGTAATTTTCTCGTTACTATGAGATATTCAGCGAAAAAATGTCTATTCCCTAATGCTAGTTACAAAACAGCCTGTCTTGAAGCGATTTTGGTACCCTATTATTTCAATTGAAGCTTTAAAAATAGCTCCTCAATCCTTCACTCTCCTAGGGCAAAAAATAGCACTCTGGTTAGATGCAACGGGCAAACCTGCGGCTGTCGCCGATCGATGCTGTCATCGTTCTGCCCAATTGTCAAAGGGTAAGGTTATCGAAGGAAACCTAAGTTGTCCTTATCATGGTTGGACATTTAATGCAGCAGGAACCTGTGTAAAAGTTCCGCAGATCGCAGCAGAAATGATCCCTAAAACCTATTGCGTTAAAGCCTATCACTGCACTGAACGCTATGGTTACGCCTGGGTGTGTTTAGCAGACGAACCCATCGCTAATATTCCTGAATTTCCCGAAGCTGGCGATCCAAAATTGCGCTACATTCCAGAGTTTTACGAACCGTGGCGTTGTAGTGGTTTGCGAATTATGGAAAATTCTTTTGATAATGCTCATCCTCACTTTGTCCATGAAAATACATTTGGAGATGCAGCAAATCCGATTCCCCCTGACTACGATCTAATAGAAGAAACTGAAACTGGAATTCGGGTTAAATCAGTATTACCCGTTCTCAATTCTCCTCTGCAACAAAAAAATCTGCAAATGGCAGAGACAGAAACGGTTCGGATCTTAGAAATGACTTGGTATATGCCCTTTACGCGCAAGTTGCAGATTACTTACCCCAATGGTTTAATTCATACCATTATTACCGCTGCAACCCCAATTAATGATTCGACTTCTCAAGTCATTCAGTTTTGCTGGCGCAACGATACCGAAGCCGATGCAAAAGCTAGCGATATTATCGCCTTCGATCGCGCTGTCACCTTAGAAGATATTGCGGTACTTGAAACCACAGATTATGATACCCCCCTCGATCTTCAACAGGAACAGCATATGTTTACCGATAAACCTGGAATTTTCATGCGTCGCAAACTGGCGGCGTTGCTGAAAGCCCAGGGGGAGGAAGAACAGAGGGGTGACAGACTCTTAGAGTGACTCTGGGTGTCGGTTGGGCGATCGCCCTTTGGTAAGTTTTATAGCGATCGCGATCGCAAAAGCTCTAAACTATGGTGGGAAGAAAACTCAGAGGGCGTAGCCCAACCGGCTAGCTTAAATTCAAGAGGTTTTCCTTTCCGGATAGCGAGGGGTTTTAACCGTGAATTTACTGAAAGATCGAGTTCACCATTTAATCGATCAGTTTAATGATGAAGAACTTGAAAAGGTTTGGGAGATTTTACAAGAATTGTATTATGATTGTTACTTACTCAAGGCGGTACAAGTTGCTAAAGAATCTGTCCAGCCTGGGGATACGCTAACGCGCGACGAGGCGATCCGTTATTTGCAGTCCTAATTAGGGAAATCTAAGGTTACTGCCAGTTGCGCTTTTTTCTAGCGAACTGGAGTTCAACAGATGCCCAGGAAATTTGTACGATTAATATTCGTTCTTAAGTTTCCGGGGTGACACGATTGCAAATCGATCGCCAAACCAGTGAAATTTGAACTACGCTACGCGAGGTCTTTCCTGCAAGACCTGAAAAGTTTAAAAACGGCTGATTATCAGCGGGTTTATACCTTTGTTTTTATTGAATTTACGAAATTGCAGCGCTTGTATGACTTACAAGAGTTGCGACAACTCGGTAGCGCTGGGATCTTCTATCGATTTTCTCTCGATCGCTACCTGATTGCGATTGAAGTAACGGGTCATTTCATCAAGTTTATTCGGATTTTACCTAAGCCCCCTCTCTAACCGTTCGCGAGTTCCCCTTTCCTTGAGAAGCGGATCGCGACAGTTGAGTGAAAAATAATCGAAGGATTTTTAGTCTTACAGAGTAACCTCAAATCAATGAACGTTACCGACCTTTCTACTGAACCCTCAGATGGCACTACTACCAGCCATTCTCCGGAACCCTCAGCCTTTCAGTTGTTAGAGTTGCAGGATGTGCCTTTACACTTCACCCAAATTCCCATAGATGTGCGAAAACTGCTAGAACTGACGGGAGGCGATCGCGAAATGAGTCGAGAGTTTCTCAAGTGCTTTCTAGAATACGCCCCAATTTACCTCAATAACCTCAAACAATCCCTTTATCCCCTTGATTTTACCCAACTGGCATTCAATGCCCACCGACTCAAAGGGGCAGCCGGGATGGTGGCGTCGCGTTCGGTATTTGCCTTAGCCCAACAACTCGAACAAGAGGTCAAAAAC contains these protein-coding regions:
- a CDS encoding CHAT domain-containing protein, encoding MLILGPFVPPILALSPTPEAVVVETSFLGISGAVSHPENRLVLEWSERPPATGAVLSHSWVESHSKNNNIPHTASSLGLVAQAIVPANDGTGTRVNASGNQFNIEGGARSRNGANLFHSFEQFGLNEGQVANFLSNPQVRNILGRVTGGSPSLIHGLLQVSGGNSNLFLVNPAGIVFGPSASLNLPAAFTATTATRIGLDNQWLNVLGDNNWSALGGTPNAFQFDGNSTGLILNQGRLGVDAGASLTLLGGNVINTGILEAPGGNITIAAIPGENVVRISQEGHVLSLDLPLAQTAANASNAEPQTLSLPQLLSGSSVHHADRIGMNQAGEVVISGSGLAIASGQLNVSGEVGGTVNVIGDRVNVVNAQIDASGTQGGGSVRIGGDYRGQGQIPNALNTFIDNNSIISADAILTGDGGNIFIWSDRNTRIDGTLTARGGSLAGNGGFIETSGKDILSVSSLPDASAAHGLSGTWLIDPRDIRIVSGGGGAIGENEVDVANINAALDRGTNVSLTTSGAGTEQGNITQASNAPIEKTSGANTRLELTADNDITLNAGISNSSNRGALEVNLLAGGSISSQGISTGGGYLNLESRGGSITTNGQTLDTGGANLRLNAQGNITTGILSTQRTTTTGSARNAGDILLETSTGNISTGDLQAFAARDAGNTGSGGSVLLRANQGTVETGTIDASASIGGGNAGDGGRVEIQANGSIVTGSINTSAGFTSTGSRNSDGGAIALSSRNGSVTTGDLDTTGANSGGSVRIEAGGTLIGGEINTSGARVDGGNVTLTALEDITLDWIRAEGSNGPGQGGRGGTVEIRTPGSLRVEQTFSTTGGAASISAIARQGGSVRIEQGRSTNTAPFVVGEATTNGTAGAIAVGTSAQERLASGSFSAPHSQAGGRLQINVSGTPTPTPAPTPTPNPVPTPTPTPAPTPTPNPVPTPAPTPTPNPVPTPAPTPTPNPVPTPAPTPNPVPTPAPTPTPNPVPTPAPTPTPNPVPTPAPTPTPNPVPTPAPTPNPVPTPNPVPTPAPTPNPVPTPAPTPNPVPTPTPNPTPLPTPIPVPTPTPLPIPSPIPEPTPIPTPNPVPTPAPTPNPVPTPAPTPNPVPTPVPTPNPVPTPAPTPNPVPTPVPTPAPTPNPVPTPVPTPAPTPNPVPTPAPTPNPVPTPAPTPNPVPTPAPTPNPVPTPAPTPNPVPTPAPTPNPVPTPAPTPNPVPTPAPTPNPVPTPAPTPNPVPTPAPTPEPTPAPAPTPSQGQQEGQVLTDILNPSTEVEESIERGTSAIAARSNGQLKIDPALLRGQISQLLDTQSVEQAVPLLDRLFSNDFSEYFGQLTPSLELGSIDSVQRQLRSLSAATGTQPAIVYGFVRPEQLSIIVVLPNGKPIYHSVPAASREVLLRTVSQLRVEISNPRKRTTQSYLPFAQQLHQWMIAPIAKDLQEAGIDTLLFSMDGGLRSLPVGVLHDGEQFLVEQFRMSLIPSINLMDSRYQSIKDASVLAMGISEFEQQTPLPAVPVELSMLVRDGTRPKEQQPLLTESKGLEVGLWPGRTFLNGEFTLDNLRSQRSTYPFSIIHLATHAEFRAGKPDNSYIQLWNSQLGLDQMRNLNWNNPPVELLVLSACRTALGDEQAELGFAGLAVQAGVKSALASLWYVSDEGTLGLMTEFYQQLAQDDVNTKSEALRQAQLAMIRRQVYTHQGQLHLPTGTIALPPELAEFRDKDFSHPYYWSGFTMIGSPW
- a CDS encoding threo-3-hydroxy-L-aspartate ammonia-lyase, which translates into the protein MALNQQDVAVTYSDIMAAAQRLQGCAHRTPVLTSSTVNQRVQAEVFFKCENFQRAGSFKFRGAYNALSQLSGQQKKAGVITYSSGNHAGAIALAGQLLQVPTTIVMPQDAPAVKLAATRGYGAEVILYDREETTREALAKELAAQRGLTIIPPYDHPHIIAGQGTAAQELIEEVGSLNLLLVCCGGGGLLSGCAIATKALLPHCRVIGVEPQNADDAVRSFYSKTLQTVHNPDTIADGARTPSLGLLTFPLILQQVDDLVAVSEAAICRTLFFLWERLKIVVEPTGTLAAAALLEGVVKAPQSRIGVIISGGNVDLQQVAQLFANPIQD
- a CDS encoding aromatic ring-hydroxylating dioxygenase subunit alpha, whose product is MLVTKQPVLKRFWYPIISIEALKIAPQSFTLLGQKIALWLDATGKPAAVADRCCHRSAQLSKGKVIEGNLSCPYHGWTFNAAGTCVKVPQIAAEMIPKTYCVKAYHCTERYGYAWVCLADEPIANIPEFPEAGDPKLRYIPEFYEPWRCSGLRIMENSFDNAHPHFVHENTFGDAANPIPPDYDLIEETETGIRVKSVLPVLNSPLQQKNLQMAETETVRILEMTWYMPFTRKLQITYPNGLIHTIITAATPINDSTSQVIQFCWRNDTEADAKASDIIAFDRAVTLEDIAVLETTDYDTPLDLQQEQHMFTDKPGIFMRRKLAALLKAQGEEEQRGDRLLE
- a CDS encoding cytotoxic translational repressor of toxin-antitoxin stability system, whose translation is MKFELRYARSFLQDLKSLKTADYQRVYTFVFIEFTKLQRLYDLQELRQLGSAGIFYRFSLDRYLIAIEVTGHFIKFIRILPKPPL
- a CDS encoding Hpt domain-containing protein, which codes for MNVTDLSTEPSDGTTTSHSPEPSAFQLLELQDVPLHFTQIPIDVRKLLELTGGDREMSREFLKCFLEYAPIYLNNLKQSLYPLDFTQLAFNAHRLKGAAGMVASRSVFALAQQLEQEVKNQQSQNLALLLTQLEEQLIEVERFLQTWSTPTSER